The following coding sequences are from one Rhinoraja longicauda isolate Sanriku21f chromosome 7, sRhiLon1.1, whole genome shotgun sequence window:
- the dhrsx gene encoding polyprenol dehydrogenase isoform X1 has translation MEHRNAECSTSDLKLVCHPRAKSKVWKYFGFDTDAEGCILQWKRIYCRVCHAQIAYSGNTSNLAYHLEKNHPNEFHQVVKSNAEPTKDPFAPGPLKHESEGAHLNMQDTTLKSSYSQDSKRHQELTCVVTSFICEGLYPLSVVEEPTFRRLLKMADPRFELPGTKYFHSKAIPERYQVIRAGVEKELSLAVWCGVTADVWTAQGRNQCYMSLTAHFLGDGSSHSNGLKFISKCLTTFKVADEYTTENLAQALVECFREWGISKNVLGATTSSDCESVVNACSLLNLHVHLPCFGQAVNQGISRALRLPKLCTLLLKCGKLAEYFKLTPRAAYALGETQKQQNLLQQQLVNDCSTWGNTLCMLQRLREQHTAVVAVLFEDSMNYHLMPDANEWNTIEGLVELLQPFHQAAEMMGRSKYPLISIVKPLLHVLMNSTLNVLDSDSQLLGAVKETIATELSEVFQLSPELELFLHSATFLDPRYKKVPFLSTVQQKQVENKILEEATSLLEKGKEVFGGGEGSFGQDEPPLKRRMVSLQPYNTGSIDFMLAEVFGQAGCSEDDQDGCGSQVVEELSNYKSQKLLELSEDPLAWWSDRLVLFPTLGKLLRKYWCVPATAIPSDRLFTTAGNLVNTKRNQLAPGEVDRLLFLYENTRLDREVAAADDD, from the coding sequence ATGGAGCACAGAAACGCGGAATGCTCCACCTCGGACCTAAAGCTCGTTTGCCACCCGAGGGCAAAGAGTAAAGTGTGGAAGTACTTTGGGTTTGACACTGACGCGGAAGGATGCATACTGCAGTGGAAAAGAATCTACTGCAGGGTTTGCCATGCCCAGATTGCTTATTCCGGAAACACCTCCAACCTGGCATACCACCTTGAGAAGAACCATCCCAATGAATTCCATCAAGTAGTCAAGAGCAATGCTGAACCGACAAAGGACCCGTTTGCCCCTGGCCCCTTGAAGCACGAGTCTGAAGGTGCTCACTTGAACATGCAGGACACCACCTTGAAATCCTCCTACAGCCAAGACAGTAAAAGGCACCAGGAACTGACCTGCGTGGTCACCAGCTTCATATGCGAGGGGCTTTATCCCCTCTCCGTGGTGGAGGAGCCGACGTTCAGAAGGCTCCTCAAAATGGCCGACCCAAGGTTTGAGCTCCCCGGCACGAAGTACTTCCACAGCAAGGCCATCCCCGAGCGCTACCAAGTCATCCGGGCTGGGGTGGAGAAGGAGCTGTCCCTGGCGGTGTGGTGCGGCGTCACCGCCGACGTGTGGACAGCGCAGGGCCGGAACCAATGCTACATGTCTTTGACCGCCCACTTCCTGGGCGACGGAAGCAGCCACTCCAACGGCCTGAAGTTCATCTCCAAATGCCTCACCACATTCAAGGTGGCGGACGAGTACACGACTGAGAACCTGGCGCAGGCCCTGGTCGAGTGCTTCAGGGAGTGGGGCATCAGCAAGAACGTGCTGGGCGCCACCACCAGCAGCGACTGCGAGAGCGTGGTGAACGCTTGCTCCCTGCTCAACCTCCACGTGCACCTGCCGTGCTTCGGCCAGGCCGTCAACCAGGGGATTAGCCGAGCCCTGCGGCTGCCGAAGCTCTGCACCCTCCTGCTGAAGTGCGGCAAGCTGGCCGAGTACTTCAAGCTGACGCCGAGGGCGGCCTACGCGCTGGGCGAGACGCAGAAGCAGCAGAACCTACTGCAGCAGCAACTGGTGAACGACTGCAGCACGTGGGGAAACACCCTGTGCATGCTGCAGCGGCTGAGGGAGCAGCACACGGCAGTAGTGGCCGTGCTCTTTGAGGACAGCATGAATTATCATCTGATGCCCGACGCCAACGAGTGGAACACCATCGAAGGGCTGGTGGAATTGCTGCAGCCGTTCCACCAGGCCGCCGAGATGATGGGCCGGTCGAAGTACCCGCTCATCAGCATTGTGAAGCCCCTTCTCCACGTCCTGATGAACTCCACCTTGAACGTTCTGGATTCGGACTCGCAGCTGCTGGGCGCGGTCAAGGAGACCATCGCCACGGAGCTGTCCGAGGTGTTCCAGCTGTCCCCGGAGCTCGAGCTCTTCCTCCACTCCGCCACGTTCCTCGATCCCAGGTACAAGAAGGTCCCGTTCCTCTCGACGGTTCAGCAGAAGCAGGTGGAGAATAAGATCCTGGAGGAGGCCACCAGCCTCTTGGAGAAGGGCAAGGAGGTCtttggcggaggggaggggagctttGGCCAGGACGAACCTCCGCTGAAAAGACGCATGGTGTCGCTGCAGCCGTACAACACCGGGAGCATCGACTTCATGCTGGCTGAGGTCTTCGGGCAGGCGGGCTGCAGCGAGGACGACCAGGACGGGTGCGGCTCCCAGGTGGTGGAAGAGCTGAGCAACTACAAGTCTCAGAAGCTTCTGGAACTGAGCGAGGACCCCCTGGCCTGGTGGTCCGACCGGCTGGTCCTGTTCCCCACCCTGGGCAAACTGCTGCGGAAGTACTGGTGCGTCCCGGCCACGGCCATCCCGTCCGACCGCCTGTTCACGACCGCGGGCAACCTGGTGAACACCAAGCGTAACCAGCTGGCTCCCGGCGAGGTCGACCGCCTCCTCTTCCTTTACGAGAACACTCGGCTGGATCGCGAGGTGGCGGCGGCGGACGACGACTAG